The DNA region AACGCCACTTTGGGTTTACGCAGTTCTACCACAGTACCGTCGCCCAGTACGGCGGAGGAATACTCAAATCCCGCTAGCCACACCGCATTACCCCAGTTTTCGACTGCGCCAGAAGTGGTCGAACGGGCGTTCATCTGCACCGCAACACCATAATGGCTATCTGGCCAGTAGGTGCCAGCGGCGGTTGACTCAGCCGTGCGCACTGCCATGGTATCGAGCCGTTGATTGATTACGGTTGGCGCGGCACTGCGGCCGTTATTGATGTGGCAGCCAAAACAGGACGATTGGTTAAAGCGTGGTCCTTGCAGCTGCATGCCGGCATCATTGCGATCGTTATCCGCCTCATTATGTTCGCCAGTCCATAAATTGGTGTGGATCCAGCGGCGCCCCTCAACAAAGCGCTGCATGTTTTCCATCGCAATGGTGGTGTGCGGTTGTTGGAACATAAATGCGGCGTTATCGGCGTAATCATAGGAGATGGAGCCCGTGCCACCTTGCAGGGTTTCCACTGGTAATGGTTGGTTTTTCAGGCGTGGCTGCACGCCATACCAAGGACGCAATCCTTGGCCCATCACGTAGGTCATTTCGTTGGTGTAATAGCGATAGCCGTGACGGTCACCCGCCGCATCCATAATCTCACGGGTGGTAAAAAACGAACTGGAGAACTCCAACACATCGCCTTTGACCAATGGGCGAGAGTCAATGGTGTTGCCATTTGGTGCCATGACACCGTTGGCATCGGGCGAATTGTCGCGGTGGCCGGGAAAGGTATCGAACAACACGCTACAACCGTCGTTAGCGCCAATAACATCGTTGTAGCCGCTGTCAGGGCGTAGCAGTGCGCCATTGGCGGGCTTAGCAACGACCGGACAGGGCGCGCCATCGGTGAGATAGGTGGAATCATCCAATAAATCACCGGGGCTCATCCAGCCATATCCGGTCACATAGGGATTATCAAAACCGCGGACAAACACGTGTCCGCCACCTTTTGCGGTTGCTGAAAGTATTGGTTAACCACTAACTTAGGATGGAGCACACCTGCGACATTGCTGTCGTCGATGATCTCTACGCCCCAAGTGCGCAACTGAAAATAGTTAGCTACAAAATTGAGATGTGCCCCGGGCCCTTTATCGCGCGGATTACCTGCTGCATCGACGGTATCATTCACGCCATAGCCCATTTCGTTCCAGTCTTCACCACGTTCCCGCGCATGACGAGAGCGGCCCACCATGCCAAAACGCGTCACTAAACGGCCATCAGGCAGCGAAAACTGTGTTGATTCGATTGGTTCAGCAAATTGCGGCAGTGGCGTTAGCCCCGCGCCAGACATCGGAAACGCTATCGCAGAGGTTGCCAGCGGCAGCAGCGAATTATCGGCCGCAGGCGCGCGGAACTCCGCCTCAAATAGCGAATAGCCATATTGCGTGGCGCGGCTTATTCCCTGCAAACGGAGATAACGGGCATAAATGCCCAAATTGTAGAACTGCTCAGTGTCGCCTTGAGCATCGACCACATAACGCAGTTGATACCAAGTCTCGGCATCATCAGAGATGTAGATGGCATACTCCGTTGCATGGGCGCGTTCCCACAGCAGCTTCATATAGCCAATCGCGGTTTTACTGCCAAAATCAAACTGTAACCACGCCGCGTCAGGGTCAATGGCGGTGTTATTCCACGCACTCTCCCATCGGCTTTGCAGGTCGCCATCAATGGCTTTGGCGGCGGTATTGGTGTCATTTTCATCGCCCGAAGAGGTCGCTGCCACTGGCGTGATCAACGCTGCCTCGGTCGCGGCAATCACCGCACTGCGGGTCGATTTAGCTGCTTGGCGCTGCTGACCCACTTGGAAGTCGGCGGGCAAGCGTAAGCTCGCGGGCGGTGGTGGTAATGAGGGCGCATCTGCGCGAGGCAAGGGTACGGCGCTGGTCAGTGCTGGAGCCTCCAATGGCGGCAGATTTTCATCTTCGGGGACTGGCGTCACCGGTGTATCACCCGGTTCAGGATCTGGCGTCTCACCCGGTTCAGGTTCCGGTGTTGTCACCGGTGGTGCGGGCTGCGGTGCAACCTCGGCGTTATCATCACCGCCACCACAACCCGTAAGTAGGCTGCTGAGTAAGGGCAACATGATTGCCCAACGTATTTTCGAGCGAAGGTAAACTTGGTTTTCGGTCAGCAAATGCAGTTCCATTGTTATTGTTCCTTCCCAGTAAAATCAGCGGGTGTATATAGGCTTACTTCATCAGGTGGTGAGTGACTGCAATTGGCGATGACGCTCACCGTACTCCTCATTTCGTCGCAATCTCTGCTTAGCAGCATACAGCAGTGCTCACACTAATATTAGCGACATAAAATGTAGGTTTATTGATTTATGGAGCGAGAAATTTGTTTTTGCGGCTGGAGACAATCAAAGACGGTGGCATTTGAGTACGCGAAAGGGTTTCGCGCTTTTCTCTTGTCATAAGTAACGCCATAAATCGCTCAGATTTGCCTTTGGATATCCATTCTTCTTAGAGCCAGGGATTGCTCTCTATTACCCTTTTACGTTCATAATTTTGAGCTTAAAAACTAATAATTATCATATATGTATATAATTTTGATGTTTTTATATTGAAAATTTATAATTTTGAACAAATTAATAAATTTATATGTTTTTGTATAAAATATTTATCATTTGACTATCTGTGTATATAATTTTATATATTTTAAGATAAATATTGGTTATATGTTCATTTTTTGTGCACGAAAGCGCCTTAATATGAACGAGCAGCTACCTTGCTTGTTACTGCTTTAGTCACAAACAGGCGTTCAAGCAATTCATCAGACGGCGGCATTCAATCAGCACGTTGGGGACAGCATGAATAACGACGCATTAGAGAATATTGAAAGGCTACAGCGGCAGTTGCTTGAGTCTGTGAAGCAGTTGGACGAAATGAAGCGAGAGTTAACCCGCTCCATTGATCAACATAAGTATCAATCGCTCTATGAGATTTCCAATACATCGGAGCTTGGCAAACTGTTGGCAGAATTCCGCATCAAGGAGCGGATAGAAGTGTCAGATCTTGCGCTACAGTCAGACGCTTCAAGAGGCACGATTACCCGTATCCTTGATGATCCCAAAGGCACATCCATCGCCACGGTGCTAACGGTTGTCGAGGCGCTTGGAGGCAAATTATGTATCGCAAAGTGATGGTGTTGCTGCATGGCGTTCATGCGGGAGATCTTACCCAGCAGGACGATCAGTATTCATTTCAGTATCTTGCCGACTACGCCGGCCCCCGCATTTCCCTCAGCCTGCCCGTAAGAACTGAACCCTATGTTTCACAGGGGGCACTGCATCCCTATTTTTCATCTTTAGCACCTGAGGGATGGCTGCGCCGGGTGTATAGCAACCAACAAAAAATTGATGAAAACGATTTGCTGGGCATATTGATGGAAAACGGTGACAACCTTTTGGGTGCAATCCAGATAAAAGGGTACTGACATGTCTAACTGTCGCATTACGCTGCAAACGTTGTTGACCCCCGCCGAGCAGAAAACCGGCTTCTCCAAAGCGGGGATGAAGGCGTTAGCGGGGGCATCCCGTATTAGCTTTGAACTGCCGTTCACCGCTGCCGAATTTGTACAACAAAAACCAGCGAAGCAGAAAGGCATGAGCATTTCTGGCGCGCAACCCAAATTACAGTTAACACTCGATGTCGCCAAGCGACACTTTGATATTATCGACAGCCAAGGCGACTTCATACTTAAGCCCTCACCACCCGAATTTCCTTATTTGGCAGAGAACGAGCACTGCATTATGTCGGTGATGAAACAACTTAAGTTTGTTGTGCCGCCGTTTGGTATGTTGCAATTTGCGCCTGAGGCGGGCAAAGCAGTTGAGTATGCGTTTGTCATCAAGCGATTTGATCGTGCCGCAGATGGCAGCAAAATTCATCAAGAGCAGTTAGATGGGGCCATGAATATAGCGGAAAAATATGGCCGAATTGATGCGGGCAAGCAGATGGTTAGCTATGAGACCATTGGCCGATTTTTAAAAGACCACAACGTAATAAAAACCTTGGTCGATGTGCGCGATTTCTTTCGTCGGGTGGCCTACGCATATTTACTGGGTAATAACGACTTACACCTGCGTAATTTCGGCATTGTGGCGCTCAATAGACTCGCTCCTGTTTATGATTTTGTCAGTGTTGCGCCATATCCCACTTACTTCGCTTCTGGTTACCTTGCTTTGCCACTTTTAACCATCGAAGAAGGTGAGCAGCAACTGGCGCCAGGGTTTGAAACTGCCTATGGCGAATACCTCGGGATCGACTTTTTGCAGTTTGCCAAAGGCATCGGCTTAAGCGAGAAATTCGCTTTGGCCATTATTCAGCGAGATTTTCCTAAAGAGGCTGACAAGGTGCTGTCAGTTATCAATGACTCGCATATGCCAGAAGAGATGAAAGCTGTTGTCAGCAATTGCTTTAGACAACGCTCCAATCGTATGCAGATAGTTAGCACAGAGCAAATTGATGTGTAGCACATCTAAGGCCGTTTGGGGGCGCGAAACGGTTTCGAGCTTTTATCGCAAACGCTGTTTGCGAATGCTGCTTGAAGTTTCCGTGTTTAGAATTCTCGGCGTACTCCTGCCAAGTCTGTGTTGTTCTTAGTTATTACACGGCGAATGGCTCGACTGCTCGATGTTTGCCCAACGCACCTGTGCCGCGCCAAGGGAAATTGGTGTTGCCTGTAAATTCGGTGTGTTAGTTGGATTAAATTGGTGGCTGTCCTCATTTTTAGCTGTCCTCATTTTTACCGCGTTTTATCTAGCAAAAACTATCTAACTCATAAAAACATCAGTTTAAATAAGAAAGCTAAAGCTATTAGATTCATAGCAATTTTCCAAGATTTTCTAAATCCAGCCAAAACAATTGCCATATACACCAATAAAAAGGCCGAAGAAAAAATGATGTTGCT from Shewanella dokdonensis includes:
- a CDS encoding discoidin domain-containing protein, with translation MELHLLTENQVYLRSKIRWAIMLPLLSSLLTGCGGGDDNAEVAPQPAPPVTTPEPEPGETPDPEPGDTPVTPVPEDENLPPLEAPALTSAVPLPRADAPSLPPPPASLRLPADFQVGQQRQAAKSTRSAVIAATEAALITPVAATSSGDENDTNTAAKAIDGDLQSRWESAWNNTAIDPDAAWLQFDFGSKTAIGYMKLLWERAHATEYAIYISDDAETWYQLRYVVDAQGDTEQFYNLGIYARYLRLQGISRATQYGYSLFEAEFRAPAADNSLLPLATSAIAFPMSGAGLTPLPQFAEPIESTQFSLPDGRLVTRFGMVGRSRHARERGEDWNEMGYGVNDTVDAAGNPRDKGPGAHLNFVANYFQLRTWGVEIIDDSNVAGVLHPKLVVNQYFQQPQKVADTCLSAVLIIPM
- a CDS encoding HipA N-terminal domain-containing protein; the encoded protein is MYRKVMVLLHGVHAGDLTQQDDQYSFQYLADYAGPRISLSLPVRTEPYVSQGALHPYFSSLAPEGWLRRVYSNQQKIDENDLLGILMENGDNLLGAIQIKGY
- a CDS encoding di-heme oxidoredictase family protein encodes the protein MFVRGFDNPYVTGYGWMSPGDLLDDSTYLTDGAPCPVVAKPANGALLRPDSGYNDVIGANDGCSVLFDTFPGHRDNSPDANGVMAPNGNTIDSRPLVKGDVLEFSSSFFTTREIMDAAGDRHGYRYYTNEMTYVMGQGLRPWYGVQPRLKNQPLPVETLQGGTGSISYDYADNAAFMFQQPHTTIAMENMQRFVEGRRWIHTNLWTGEHNEADNDRNDAGMQLQGPRFNQSSCFGCHINNGRSAAPTVINQRLDTMAVRTAESTAAGTYWPDSHYGVAVQMNARSTTSGAVENWGNAVWLAGFEYSSAVLGDGTVVELRKPKVAFEGPTPAVYSVRSAQPMIGMGLLEAIPDAEILSRVRSTPDEDGVQGVANYGYDPETGAVHLGRYGWKASKVSLRHQVTNAALLDMSVTSAAYPNRQCLAGSAHCNAAAGTEVGLSAEAVERMTQYLQLLGVPAQRSLVSGFPKGVAPLAYLDVNPESITKGQQLFSDIRCNSCHVVELQTGATSEFAEVRNQTIKPYTDLLLHDMGDELADDFEEGLARGNMWRTSPLWGIGYTEYVAAGTPVGYLHDSRARNLTEAILWHGGEGEASKQRFAALTAQERQDLLAFLKSL
- a CDS encoding HipA domain-containing protein; protein product: MSNCRITLQTLLTPAEQKTGFSKAGMKALAGASRISFELPFTAAEFVQQKPAKQKGMSISGAQPKLQLTLDVAKRHFDIIDSQGDFILKPSPPEFPYLAENEHCIMSVMKQLKFVVPPFGMLQFAPEAGKAVEYAFVIKRFDRAADGSKIHQEQLDGAMNIAEKYGRIDAGKQMVSYETIGRFLKDHNVIKTLVDVRDFFRRVAYAYLLGNNDLHLRNFGIVALNRLAPVYDFVSVAPYPTYFASGYLALPLLTIEEGEQQLAPGFETAYGEYLGIDFLQFAKGIGLSEKFALAIIQRDFPKEADKVLSVINDSHMPEEMKAVVSNCFRQRSNRMQIVSTEQIDV